The following are encoded together in the Streptomyces flavofungini genome:
- a CDS encoding TMEM165/GDT1 family protein — protein MISISVTALVFGVVFLAELPDKTALAGLVLGTRYRASYVFVGVAAAFAVHVVLAVAAGSVLTLLPQQLVHALTGVLFLGGAAMLLMKKDEGDEQVKGPKDQSFWRVSGAGFMLILVAEFGDLTQIMTANMAARYDDPLSVGLGAVLALWAVAGLGIVGGKALMKRVPLALITKIAAMLMLALGVWSLYEAIA, from the coding sequence TTGATCAGCATCAGCGTGACGGCGCTCGTCTTCGGCGTCGTCTTCCTTGCCGAGCTGCCCGACAAGACAGCGCTGGCCGGACTCGTCCTCGGCACCCGCTACCGCGCCTCGTACGTCTTCGTGGGCGTCGCCGCCGCCTTCGCCGTGCACGTGGTGCTCGCCGTGGCGGCGGGCAGCGTGCTCACCCTGCTGCCGCAGCAGCTGGTGCACGCCCTCACCGGCGTCCTCTTCCTCGGTGGCGCGGCGATGCTCCTGATGAAGAAGGACGAGGGCGACGAGCAGGTCAAGGGCCCCAAGGACCAGAGCTTCTGGCGGGTCTCCGGGGCGGGCTTCATGCTCATCCTGGTCGCGGAGTTCGGCGACCTCACCCAGATCATGACGGCCAACATGGCGGCGCGGTACGACGACCCGCTGTCCGTGGGTCTCGGCGCGGTGCTCGCGCTGTGGGCGGTCGCGGGCCTCGGGATCGTGGGCGGCAAGGCGCTGATGAAGCGGGTGCCGCTGGCCCTCATCACCAAGATCGCGGCGATGCTGATGCTGGCGCTCGGGGTGTGGAGCCTGTACGAGGCGATCGCCTAG
- a CDS encoding HAD-IA family hydrolase, giving the protein MTAVNVLTARALLLDMDGTLVNSDAVVERCWRQWAAKHGLDADEVMKVVHGRQGYASMALLLPERPMAENHAENREMLARETADMDGVVPIPGAPEFMASLAGLPHALVTSADVALSTARMAAAGLALPEVRVTAESVGASKPDPEGFLKGAAELGFDPADCVVFEDSGAGIAAGRAAGMRVVGVGPRAGEYEPTVWVDDLRQVRVAADAGVLRLSFG; this is encoded by the coding sequence ATGACGGCCGTGAACGTACTGACCGCCCGAGCCCTCCTCCTGGACATGGACGGCACCCTCGTCAACTCCGACGCCGTCGTCGAGCGCTGCTGGCGGCAGTGGGCCGCCAAGCACGGGCTCGACGCCGACGAGGTGATGAAGGTCGTGCACGGGCGCCAGGGGTACGCCTCCATGGCCCTGCTGCTGCCCGAGCGGCCCATGGCCGAGAACCACGCCGAGAACCGCGAGATGCTGGCGCGCGAGACCGCCGACATGGACGGCGTCGTGCCCATACCGGGGGCGCCGGAGTTCATGGCCTCCCTCGCGGGCCTGCCGCACGCCCTCGTCACGTCCGCCGACGTCGCGCTCTCCACCGCGCGGATGGCCGCGGCGGGGCTCGCCCTTCCCGAGGTGCGGGTGACCGCCGAGAGCGTCGGCGCCAGCAAGCCCGACCCCGAGGGGTTCCTCAAGGGCGCCGCCGAGCTGGGCTTCGACCCCGCCGACTGCGTGGTCTTCGAGGACTCCGGGGCCGGGATCGCGGCGGGGCGCGCCGCGGGGATGCGGGTCGTCGGGGTCGGGCCCCGGGCCGGGGAGTACGAGCCCACGGTGTGGGTGGACGACCTCAGGCAGGTGCGGGTGGCCGCCGACGCGGGGGTCTTGAGGCTTTCGTTCGGGTGA
- a CDS encoding peptidoglycan-binding domain-containing protein: MSEANGRAGRRRGPEGAWGTGGPAGTGGAGEPDGATGTAGPTDAAGAAGAASADGPVCPGCGTPRPPWAAPSCGCAREAADAALETRSAEAAAAEDFDPIRIRPYVTLPEPSAPLPALSSAPLPPQLPQGTDSGATEAASGPERSARRGRGALYAGAGLVVAAAAVFTGGVMSGDAGDGAGGDGGGGRDRALPDLADGTPDRTAKEPAPRDAPGAAPAPSASAHPRSSPTRTPSATAPRSVPVRTSVRESPAPSPSRTTARATGSVGPPPSRTPSAAPTLRSGDRGPEVAELQRRLRQLYLYVGPLDGHYTPPVTDAVSRYQGARGIRTDPQGTYGPATRRSLESETDPS, translated from the coding sequence ATGAGCGAGGCGAACGGACGGGCCGGACGACGTCGGGGGCCCGAGGGGGCCTGGGGCACCGGGGGGCCCGCGGGGACAGGGGGCGCCGGGGAGCCCGACGGGGCAACGGGCACGGCAGGCCCGACGGACGCGGCGGGCGCCGCGGGCGCGGCAAGCGCGGACGGGCCGGTGTGCCCCGGCTGCGGTACGCCCCGCCCGCCGTGGGCCGCCCCCTCCTGCGGCTGCGCGCGCGAGGCCGCGGACGCCGCCCTGGAGACCCGGTCCGCGGAGGCGGCCGCGGCGGAGGACTTCGATCCGATACGCATACGCCCTTACGTGACGCTGCCGGAGCCGTCGGCTCCCTTGCCTGCGCTGTCGTCGGCACCGCTGCCGCCGCAGTTGCCCCAGGGCACGGACTCCGGTGCCACCGAGGCCGCCTCGGGGCCGGAGCGGTCCGCGCGGCGGGGCCGGGGGGCGCTGTACGCCGGGGCGGGCCTCGTGGTCGCGGCGGCCGCGGTGTTCACGGGCGGCGTGATGTCCGGGGACGCCGGTGACGGGGCGGGCGGGGACGGGGGCGGCGGCAGGGACCGCGCGCTGCCGGACCTGGCGGACGGAACCCCGGACAGGACCGCGAAGGAGCCCGCTCCGCGCGACGCCCCGGGGGCCGCACCGGCCCCTTCGGCCTCGGCTCACCCGCGCAGCTCACCGACCCGCACCCCGTCGGCCACGGCACCGCGCTCGGTTCCGGTACGCACGTCGGTGCGCGAGTCCCCGGCGCCCTCGCCCTCGCGCACGACGGCCCGCGCCACGGGTTCGGTGGGCCCGCCCCCGTCCCGCACCCCGTCGGCCGCGCCCACCCTGCGCAGCGGCGACCGCGGCCCCGAGGTGGCCGAACTCCAGCGCCGATTACGCCAGTTGTACCTGTACGTGGGACCGCTGGACGGCCACTACACACCCCCGGTGACCGACGCCGTGTCCCGCTACCAAGGGGCCCGAGGCATCAGGACGGACCCCCAGGGCACCTACGGCCCGGCGACAAGAAGATCCCTGGAGTCGGAGACCGACCCCTCGTAG
- a CDS encoding MDR family MFS transporter, with protein MTQDVSTRPAGPRPGGGPPEHVGGGVLVSIGALLLGMLLAALDQTIVSTALPTIVSDLGGLDHLSWVVTAYMLAATAATPLWGKLGDQYGRKKLFQTAIVIFLIGSALCGVAQNMPQLIGFRALQGLGGGGLMVLSMAIVGDLVPPRERGRYQGLFGAVFGATSVLGPLLGGLFTEHLSWRWVFYVNLPIGVVALLVIAAALHIPAGRARHVIDYLGTFLIASVATCLVLVASLGGTTWGWGSPQIIGLAVLGAVLAVCFVAVERKAAEPVIPLKLFRIRTFTLSAVISFVVGFAMFGAMTYLPTFLQVVRGVSPTMSGVHMLPMVAGLLIASTVSGQIVSRTGRWKVFPVAGTAVTTLGLLLLHQLNENSPTGEMSAYFFVFGLGLGLVMQVLVLIVQNAVGYEDLGVATSGATFFRSIGASFGVAIFGTVFTSRLGDKLTDALRGQQLPPGVTTDSLKADPRGIAELPAGLRPGVLHAYSSAITDVFLYAAPVALVAFVLAWFLREDRLRGAVTAPDPTQTLASNPVERSSYDEVARALSLLGTREGRREVYVRITRRAGYDLLPAASWMLLRIARHGHVEPATLAERSAIPLTVVTQASRQLEERRLALREGLGLRLSDSGRVVAEELAKAREAELAELLGDWWGPGRSTDLMRLVEELGAEMCGSDAERPRGLPRV; from the coding sequence ATGACTCAGGACGTGAGCACCCGCCCGGCCGGGCCGCGGCCCGGCGGGGGACCTCCGGAGCACGTGGGCGGCGGCGTGCTGGTCTCCATCGGCGCACTGCTCCTCGGCATGCTCCTCGCCGCCCTCGACCAGACCATCGTCTCCACCGCGCTGCCGACCATCGTCAGCGACCTCGGCGGCCTGGACCACCTGTCATGGGTCGTCACCGCGTACATGCTGGCCGCGACCGCGGCCACCCCGCTGTGGGGCAAGCTCGGCGACCAGTACGGCCGCAAGAAGCTCTTCCAGACCGCCATCGTGATCTTCCTGATCGGTTCGGCGCTGTGCGGCGTCGCCCAGAACATGCCGCAGCTCATCGGGTTCCGGGCGCTGCAGGGCCTCGGCGGCGGCGGTCTCATGGTGCTCTCCATGGCGATCGTCGGCGACCTCGTCCCGCCCCGCGAACGCGGCAGGTACCAGGGCCTGTTCGGCGCCGTCTTCGGCGCGACCAGCGTCCTCGGGCCGCTCCTCGGCGGGCTCTTCACCGAGCACCTCAGCTGGCGCTGGGTCTTCTACGTCAACCTGCCCATCGGCGTCGTCGCACTCCTCGTCATCGCCGCCGCCCTGCACATCCCGGCCGGCCGGGCCCGGCACGTCATCGACTACCTGGGCACCTTCCTGATCGCCTCCGTCGCCACCTGCCTCGTCCTCGTCGCCTCCCTCGGCGGTACGACCTGGGGCTGGGGCTCGCCGCAGATCATCGGGCTCGCCGTGCTCGGCGCGGTGCTCGCCGTGTGCTTCGTGGCGGTCGAACGGAAGGCCGCGGAGCCCGTCATCCCGCTGAAGCTGTTCCGGATCCGCACCTTCACCCTGTCCGCCGTCATCAGCTTCGTCGTCGGCTTCGCGATGTTCGGCGCCATGACCTACCTGCCGACGTTCCTCCAGGTCGTCCGGGGCGTCTCGCCGACCATGTCCGGCGTCCACATGCTGCCCATGGTCGCCGGGCTGCTGATCGCTTCCACTGTGTCCGGGCAGATCGTCAGCCGTACCGGGCGGTGGAAGGTGTTCCCCGTCGCGGGCACCGCCGTCACCACCCTCGGCCTGCTGCTCCTGCACCAGCTGAACGAGAACAGCCCCACCGGCGAGATGAGCGCCTACTTCTTCGTCTTCGGCCTCGGCCTCGGCCTCGTCATGCAGGTCCTCGTCCTCATCGTGCAGAACGCCGTCGGCTACGAGGACCTCGGCGTCGCCACCTCCGGCGCCACGTTCTTCCGGTCCATCGGGGCCTCGTTCGGCGTCGCCATCTTCGGGACCGTGTTCACCAGCAGGCTCGGGGACAAGCTCACCGACGCCCTGCGCGGGCAGCAGCTGCCCCCCGGCGTCACCACCGACTCCCTCAAGGCCGACCCGCGCGGCATCGCCGAACTGCCCGCCGGGCTGCGGCCCGGAGTGCTGCACGCCTACTCCTCCGCCATCACCGACGTCTTCCTGTACGCGGCGCCGGTCGCCCTCGTCGCCTTCGTCCTCGCCTGGTTCCTGCGCGAGGACCGGCTGCGCGGGGCCGTCACCGCGCCCGACCCCACCCAGACGCTCGCCAGCAACCCCGTCGAACGGTCCTCCTACGACGAGGTGGCGCGCGCGTTGTCCCTGCTCGGGACGCGGGAGGGGCGGCGCGAGGTGTACGTCCGCATCACCCGGCGGGCCGGGTACGACCTGCTGCCCGCCGCCAGCTGGATGCTCCTGCGCATCGCCCGGCACGGGCACGTCGAACCAGCCACGCTCGCCGAGCGCAGCGCCATTCCCCTCACCGTCGTCACCCAGGCCTCCCGACAGCTGGAGGAGCGCAGGCTCGCCCTCCGCGAAGGGCTCGGCCTGCGGCTCTCCGACTCCGGGCGCGTGGTCGCCGAGGAGCTGGCCAAGGCCCGGGAGGCGGAGTTGGCCGAGCTGCTCGGGGACTGGTGGGGGCCCGGGCGGTCCACCGATCTCATGCGGCTGGTGGAGGAGCTGGGGGCGGAGATGTGCGGCTCCGACGCGGAGCGGCCTCGCGGCCTGCCCCGGGTGTAG
- a CDS encoding GNAT family N-acetyltransferase, translating into MTSWTVAPEPVDSATAVALWRAYYTEVSDRWYELHEGRSTDPAELEREIAADTGAGLVPPAGVLLLARYDGEPAGTAGVRLLDAATAELTRVFVAPGLRGKGGGPVLLTAAEEAARGLGAARVVLDTRNDLVEARALYARHGYEEGAPHNSALYADHWFHKPLHPRTM; encoded by the coding sequence TTGACGTCCTGGACCGTGGCCCCCGAGCCCGTCGACTCGGCGACGGCCGTCGCGCTGTGGCGCGCGTACTACACCGAGGTCAGCGACCGGTGGTACGAGCTGCACGAGGGGCGCTCCACGGACCCCGCCGAGCTGGAGCGCGAGATCGCCGCGGACACCGGCGCGGGGCTCGTGCCGCCCGCCGGTGTCCTGCTCCTCGCCCGCTACGACGGCGAGCCCGCGGGCACGGCCGGGGTACGCCTCCTCGACGCCGCCACCGCCGAACTCACCCGCGTCTTCGTGGCCCCCGGCCTCCGCGGCAAGGGCGGCGGCCCCGTCCTCCTGACCGCCGCCGAGGAGGCCGCCCGCGGCCTCGGCGCCGCCCGAGTCGTCCTCGACACCCGCAACGACCTGGTCGAGGCGCGCGCGCTGTACGCGCGGCACGGCTACGAGGAGGGCGCGCCCCACAACTCCGCCCTCTACGCGGACCATTGGTTCCACAAGCCCCTCCACCCCCGAACCATGTGA
- a CDS encoding antibiotic biosynthesis monooxygenase family protein produces MSIVKINVLTVPAEQREVLERRFASRAGAVESSDGFEWFELLRPVEGTDQYLVYTRWRDEAAFQAWMEGPMKAAHQGGGERPKPAASGSSVWSFEVVQQAAPKNA; encoded by the coding sequence ATGAGCATCGTGAAGATCAACGTCCTGACCGTGCCCGCCGAACAGCGCGAGGTCCTGGAGCGCCGGTTCGCCTCCCGCGCGGGAGCCGTCGAGAGCTCGGACGGCTTCGAGTGGTTCGAGCTGCTCCGCCCCGTCGAGGGCACCGACCAGTACCTCGTGTACACGCGGTGGCGCGACGAGGCGGCCTTCCAGGCATGGATGGAGGGCCCGATGAAGGCGGCGCACCAGGGCGGGGGTGAGCGCCCCAAGCCCGCCGCGAGCGGGTCCTCGGTGTGGTCGTTCGAGGTCGTGCAGCAGGCGGCACCCAAGAACGCGTAG
- a CDS encoding DUF1992 domain-containing protein, with protein sequence MTERKPPGVNFESWVDKQIREAEERGDFAALPGRGKPLPEDPGAAYDELWWVKRKLAREGMGALSPTLALRKEAEDVLAAAAGAPSESMARRLVTDLNDKIREALRTPPPGPPLGLRPFDVDEVARDWRERHGT encoded by the coding sequence ATGACTGAACGGAAGCCACCGGGAGTCAACTTCGAGTCCTGGGTCGACAAGCAGATCCGCGAGGCGGAGGAGCGGGGCGACTTCGCGGCCCTGCCCGGCCGCGGCAAGCCCCTGCCGGAGGATCCCGGCGCGGCGTACGACGAACTGTGGTGGGTCAAGCGGAAGCTGGCCCGCGAGGGCATGGGCGCGCTCTCCCCGACCCTGGCCCTCCGCAAGGAGGCCGAGGACGTCCTCGCGGCCGCCGCCGGGGCGCCCTCGGAGTCCATGGCCCGCCGCCTGGTCACCGACCTCAACGACAAGATCCGCGAGGCCCTGCGCACCCCGCCCCCGGGGCCACCGCTCGGCCTGCGCCCCTTCGACGTGGACGAGGTCGCCCGGGACTGGCGGGAGCGGCACGGGACCTGA
- a CDS encoding O-methyltransferase, with protein sequence MPHNATTWDTVDHYFTDLLTPADPALTSALQDSEAAGLPAIAVAPNQGKLLHLLAQLQGAHRILEIGTLGGYSTIWLARALPADGHLITLEYKPEHAEVARANLARAGLDKITEIRTGPALTSLAALHDEDSAPFDLVFIDADKANNANYLEWSLKLTRPGSVIIIDNVVRGGAVTDDASEDPSVRGTRAALALIASHPKLDGTAVQTVGTKGYDGFALARVLD encoded by the coding sequence ATGCCCCACAACGCCACCACCTGGGACACCGTCGACCACTACTTCACCGACCTCCTCACCCCCGCCGACCCCGCCCTGACCTCCGCACTCCAGGACAGCGAAGCGGCCGGCCTGCCGGCCATCGCCGTCGCCCCCAACCAGGGCAAACTCCTCCACCTCCTGGCCCAGCTCCAGGGCGCCCACCGCATCCTGGAGATCGGCACCCTGGGCGGCTACAGCACGATCTGGCTGGCCCGCGCCCTCCCCGCCGACGGCCACCTGATCACCCTGGAGTACAAGCCGGAGCACGCCGAGGTGGCCCGCGCCAACCTCGCCCGCGCCGGCCTCGACAAGATCACCGAGATCCGCACGGGCCCGGCCCTGACCTCACTGGCCGCCCTGCACGACGAGGACTCCGCCCCCTTCGACCTGGTCTTCATCGACGCGGACAAGGCCAACAACGCCAACTACCTGGAGTGGTCCCTCAAGCTGACCCGCCCGGGCAGCGTGATCATCATCGACAACGTCGTACGCGGCGGCGCCGTCACCGACGACGCCAGCGAGGACCCGAGCGTCCGCGGCACCCGCGCCGCCCTGGCCCTCATCGCGAGCCACCCGAAGCTGGACGGCACGGCGGTGCAGACGGTCGGCACGAAGGGCTACGACGGCTTCGCGCTGGCCCGCGTACTGGACTGA
- the proP gene encoding glycine betaine/L-proline transporter ProP, whose product MPTAQHVGPRTPAAPSPTGCGPARAAAPQDPAAGATVTDPALVKRAVKAAALGNAMEWFDFGVYSYIAVTLGKVFFPSGNPTAQLLSTFGAFAAAFLIRPLGGMVFGPLGDRVGRQKVLALTMIMMAAGTFAIGLIPSYAAIGVWAPVLLLAARLVQGFSTGGEYAGAATFIAEYAPDKKRGFLGSWLEFGTLAGYIGGAGLVTLMTALLSSDDLQSWGWRVPFLIAGPMGLIGLYLRMRLEETPAFAAQLAKAHEDEQSRPEVRLRELVTGQWRALLLCVGLVLVFNVTDYMLLSYMPTYLTGELEYDETHGLLVVLVVMALMMCAQPFVGALTDRVGRRPVIAAGCAGFLVLSVPALLLIRNGSLWAIGLGMAALGLLLVCFTASMPATLPALFPTPVRYGSLSIGFNVSVSVFGGTTPLVVTALIGATGDVMMPAYYMMAAAVIGGVAVWYLKESAGRPLPGSPPALEPRPDHV is encoded by the coding sequence TTGCCGACCGCGCAACACGTCGGACCCCGCACCCCCGCGGCCCCCTCCCCCACCGGCTGCGGCCCCGCCCGCGCGGCGGCGCCGCAGGACCCCGCCGCGGGCGCCACCGTGACCGACCCGGCGCTGGTCAAGCGCGCCGTGAAGGCGGCCGCGCTCGGCAACGCGATGGAGTGGTTCGACTTCGGCGTCTACAGCTACATCGCGGTGACGCTCGGCAAGGTCTTCTTCCCCTCCGGCAACCCCACGGCCCAGCTCCTGTCGACCTTCGGCGCCTTCGCCGCGGCCTTCCTGATCCGTCCGCTCGGCGGCATGGTCTTCGGACCGCTCGGCGACCGCGTGGGCCGCCAGAAGGTCCTCGCCCTCACCATGATCATGATGGCGGCGGGCACGTTCGCGATCGGCCTGATCCCGTCGTACGCCGCCATCGGCGTGTGGGCGCCGGTCCTGCTCCTGGCCGCCCGGCTGGTGCAGGGCTTCTCCACGGGCGGCGAGTACGCGGGTGCCGCCACCTTCATCGCCGAGTACGCGCCCGACAAGAAGCGGGGCTTCCTCGGCAGCTGGCTGGAGTTCGGCACCCTCGCCGGCTACATCGGCGGCGCGGGCCTCGTGACCCTGATGACGGCGCTGCTCTCCAGCGACGACCTGCAGTCGTGGGGCTGGCGCGTCCCGTTCCTGATCGCCGGGCCCATGGGCCTCATCGGCCTCTACCTGCGGATGCGCCTGGAGGAGACCCCGGCGTTCGCCGCGCAGCTGGCCAAGGCCCACGAGGACGAGCAGTCCCGGCCCGAGGTCCGGCTCCGGGAGCTGGTGACCGGACAGTGGCGGGCCCTGCTCCTGTGCGTCGGCCTGGTCCTGGTCTTCAACGTCACCGACTACATGCTCCTGTCGTACATGCCGACCTACCTCACCGGCGAGCTGGAGTACGACGAGACGCACGGGCTGCTCGTCGTGCTCGTCGTCATGGCCCTGATGATGTGCGCCCAGCCGTTCGTCGGCGCCCTCACGGACCGCGTCGGCCGCCGCCCGGTCATCGCCGCGGGCTGCGCGGGCTTCCTGGTGCTCTCCGTCCCCGCCCTGCTCCTGATCCGCAACGGCTCCCTGTGGGCCATCGGGCTCGGCATGGCGGCGCTCGGGCTGCTCCTGGTCTGCTTCACCGCGTCCATGCCGGCCACTCTCCCCGCCCTCTTTCCCACCCCCGTGCGCTACGGGTCCCTCTCCATCGGCTTCAACGTCTCCGTCTCGGTCTTCGGCGGGACGACGCCGCTGGTCGTCACGGCCCTGATCGGGGCCACGGGGGACGTGATGATGCCCGCGTACTACATGATGGCCGCGGCGGTGATCGGCGGCGTCGCCGTCTGGTACCTCAAGGAATCGGCGGGCCGTCCTCTCCCGGGCTCACCCCCGGCGCTGGAGCCCCGGCCCGACCACGTCTGA
- a CDS encoding bifunctional glycosyltransferase 87/phosphatase PAP2 family protein, whose product MANVEHRGPGNALGAGASGTPEGRVGAIRVALWLIAAVLAVRQVAVVLRTPKGDRLTDWETWVGPNGVLHVKGSLYDADKFTGTPFAGLVLKPFARFAEDALGWAWTFGTLGLVVVLGLVAARAVPQPISRRTSLLAAPLAISLLMLSLPVRNTLHLGQTSIIPVLLVLLGCFAVRGERASGVLIGLAAALQPTVLLFAPLLWFTGRRKAALSTGATFAAATAVAWAALPHDSWTYWIHHLAGAGLGANPDANANQSLHGALLRLGLEGPLEIGLFLALSAGVAFVGLRRAVTYARDGQLLLAVALTGCVAIAVSPTSWQHQLLWLLLAVVGRVGKRASDRYVWPIAVVLVMTLPSKMMLPNMSILEPLRDNVILLAALASALIVPFLSRTAPEYQRPIPTSYADPVPARWKWVPLFPFWRRVLTRPNLLLELLLIRVGYSAYQQTRLAATGGTISGGRERAETHGEQIHSIEQFLHIDIEHWFNHLTARTPWMESFFNFYYTSFHFVVPLSVLAILYLRRPAQYRWARSALGFATLLALVGFWGYPLAPPRLMEDLNFIDTIHGVQDFSQPDYGTLTKLTNQYAAMPSLHFGWSLWCGLVIAILAPKWWMKALGLLHPFFTVCAIVGTGNHWILDAVGGAAVVGAGFGLTYLLQGPRVKQVLTSGTAGLGKGFGKGFGKGLGKGLRPAVAGAEVVEPKGIEAKAAKPKAAASKAAASKTAKAKAGADEPSGAGDDPDDPAAPDGPVSTSKDAESDRTPS is encoded by the coding sequence GTGGCGAATGTTGAGCACAGGGGACCGGGGAATGCCTTGGGCGCGGGGGCATCCGGGACACCCGAGGGGCGCGTCGGAGCAATCCGCGTCGCCCTCTGGCTGATCGCCGCCGTCCTCGCCGTCCGGCAGGTGGCCGTCGTCCTGCGCACCCCCAAGGGCGACCGCCTGACCGACTGGGAGACCTGGGTCGGGCCGAACGGCGTGCTGCACGTGAAGGGCTCGCTGTACGACGCGGACAAGTTCACCGGCACCCCCTTCGCCGGACTCGTCCTCAAGCCGTTCGCCCGCTTCGCCGAGGACGCCCTCGGCTGGGCCTGGACCTTCGGCACCCTCGGCCTGGTCGTGGTCCTCGGCCTGGTCGCCGCCCGCGCGGTGCCGCAGCCGATCTCGCGCCGCACCTCGCTGCTCGCGGCCCCCCTCGCGATCTCCCTCCTCATGCTGTCGCTGCCGGTGCGCAACACCCTGCACCTGGGCCAGACCAGCATCATCCCCGTCCTGCTCGTGCTGCTCGGCTGCTTCGCCGTGCGCGGGGAGCGGGCCAGCGGCGTCCTCATCGGCCTCGCCGCGGCCCTGCAGCCCACCGTGCTCCTGTTCGCGCCGCTGCTGTGGTTCACCGGACGCAGGAAGGCCGCCCTGTCCACGGGCGCCACCTTCGCCGCCGCCACCGCCGTCGCCTGGGCGGCCCTGCCGCACGACTCGTGGACGTACTGGATCCACCACCTGGCGGGCGCGGGACTCGGCGCCAACCCGGACGCCAACGCCAACCAGTCGCTGCACGGCGCCCTGCTCCGCCTCGGCCTGGAGGGACCGCTCGAGATAGGGCTCTTCCTGGCCCTGAGCGCGGGCGTCGCCTTCGTCGGACTGCGGCGGGCCGTGACGTACGCGCGCGACGGACAGCTCCTGCTCGCCGTCGCGCTCACCGGCTGCGTCGCCATCGCCGTGTCCCCGACCAGCTGGCAGCACCAGCTCCTGTGGCTGCTGCTCGCCGTCGTCGGCCGGGTCGGCAAGCGGGCGTCGGACCGGTACGTGTGGCCGATCGCCGTCGTCCTGGTGATGACGCTGCCGTCGAAGATGATGCTCCCGAACATGTCGATCCTGGAGCCGCTGCGAGACAACGTCATCCTGCTCGCCGCGCTCGCCTCCGCGCTGATCGTGCCGTTCCTGTCCCGGACGGCTCCGGAGTACCAGCGGCCGATCCCCACCTCGTACGCCGATCCCGTCCCCGCGCGCTGGAAGTGGGTGCCGCTGTTCCCGTTCTGGCGGCGCGTCCTGACCCGCCCGAACCTGCTCCTCGAACTGCTCCTCATCCGCGTCGGCTACTCCGCGTACCAGCAGACCCGGCTCGCCGCGACCGGCGGCACCATCTCGGGCGGCCGGGAGCGGGCCGAGACGCACGGCGAGCAGATCCACTCCATCGAGCAGTTCCTGCACATCGACATCGAGCACTGGTTCAACCATCTGACGGCGCGCACGCCGTGGATGGAGAGCTTCTTCAACTTCTACTACACGTCGTTCCACTTCGTGGTGCCGCTGAGCGTCCTCGCGATCCTGTATCTGCGCCGCCCCGCCCAGTACCGCTGGGCGCGCTCCGCGCTCGGCTTCGCCACGCTGCTCGCCCTCGTCGGCTTCTGGGGCTACCCGCTCGCGCCGCCGCGCCTGATGGAGGACCTCAACTTCATCGACACCATCCACGGCGTCCAGGACTTCTCGCAGCCGGACTACGGCACGCTGACGAAGCTCACCAACCAGTACGCGGCGATGCCCTCGCTGCACTTCGGCTGGTCGCTGTGGTGCGGCCTGGTCATCGCGATCCTCGCGCCCAAGTGGTGGATGAAGGCCCTCGGCCTGCTGCACCCGTTCTTCACGGTGTGCGCGATCGTGGGCACCGGCAACCACTGGATCCTCGACGCGGTGGGCGGCGCGGCCGTCGTCGGCGCCGGGTTCGGGCTGACCTATCTGCTCCAGGGACCGCGCGTGAAGCAGGTCCTCACCAGCGGGACGGCGGGGCTCGGGAAGGGCTTCGGCAAAGGCTTCGGGAAGGGCCTGGGCAAGGGGCTGCGGCCCGCGGTCGCGGGAGCCGAGGTCGTGGAGCCGAAGGGCATCGAGGCGAAGGCCGCGAAGCCGAAGGCCGCCGCCTCGAAGGCCGCCGCCTCGAAGACCGCGAAGGCGAAGGCCGGTGCCGATGAGCCGTCGGGTGCGGGGGACGACCCCGACGACCCCGCTGCCCCGGACGGCCCGGTCAGCACGTCGAAGGACGCGGAGAGCGACCGTACCCCGAGCTGA